In Strix uralensis isolate ZFMK-TIS-50842 chromosome 10, bStrUra1, whole genome shotgun sequence, a single window of DNA contains:
- the ACAD9 gene encoding complex I assembly factor ACAD9, mitochondrial, translating into MSGLLVRALRAALPLPAALPAVRRLRTAVPRPAFAKELFLGALRKEEVFPYPEISNEELEEINQFVGPVEKFFNEEVDSKKIDQDAKIPPETLKGLKDLGLFGMQIPEEYGGLGLSNTMYARLGEVTSLDGSIAVTLAAHQAIGLKGILIAGTDEQKAKYLPRLASGEHIAAFCLTEPGSGSDAASIQTRATLSEDGKYFLLNGSKVWISNGGLASIFTVFARTEVVDKDGQLKDKITAFIVERDFGGVTHGKPEDKLGIRGSNTCEVHFENTKVPIENVIGEVGGGFKVAMNILNSGRFSMGSASAGMIKKLIEMTAEYACTRKQFNKKLSEFGLIQEKFCFMAVKAYVMESMAYLTAGMMDRPGFPDCSMEAAMVKVFSSEGAWTCVSEALQILGGLGYMKDYPYERLLRDTRILLIFEGTNEILRMYIALTGMQYAGKILTDKIKEIKKGNVGVALGEFVNKLRDTMGRKVDYGLVGDHGVVHPSLQESGKKLEENIYYFGTTVRGLLTRFGKTIVDEQLVLKRVADTVINIYAMTAAISRASRSISIGLRNHDHEVLLTNIFCTEAYFKNNYAMAQLQKYADENLDDHIKKAAKQVLEKRAYTCSHPLDRTF; encoded by the exons ATGAGCGGCCTCTTAGTGCGCGCCCTGCGCGCCGCTCTCCCactgcccgccgccctcccggcTGTCCGCCGCCTGCGCACCGCCGTGCCGCGCCCCGCCTTCGCCAAGGAGCTCTTCCTGGGGGCGCTGCGGAAG GAAGAAGTTTTCCCTTATCCAGAAATTAGCAATGAAGAACTAGAGGAGATCAACCAGTTTGTAGGACCTGTAGAAAAATTCTTCAATGAAGAAG TGGACTCCAAGAAGATTGATCAAGATGCAAAAATCCCACCTGAAACTTTAAAAGGACTGAAGGACTTGGGTCTCTTTGGCATGCAGATTCCAGAGGAATATG GTGGTCTTGGCCTGTCAAACACCATGTATGCACGTCTGGGAGAAGTCACTTCTTTAGATGGATCTATCGCAGTCACTCTGGCAGCTCATCAAGCTATTGGCCTTAAG GGAATCCTCATTGCTGGCACTGATGAACAGAAAGCAAAGTACCTGCCAAGACTGGCATCTGGGGAGCACATTGCAGCCTTTTGTCTCACTGAGCCCGGAAG TGGAAGTGATGCTGCGTCCATCCAGACAAGAGCAACCCTCAGTGAAGATGGGAAATACTTCTTATTAAATGGCTCCAAG GTTTGGATATCAAATGGTGGCCTTGCCAGTATTTTCACAGTGTTTGCTAGGACAGAGGTTGTTGATAAAGATGGACAACTAAAAGACAAAATCACTGCTTTCATCGTAGAGCGGGATTTTGGTGGAGTCACCCATGGGAAGCCTGAGGATAAGTTAGGCATTCGAGGATCCAATA CCTGTGAAGtgcattttgaaaacacaaaagtGCCTATAGAGAATGTAATTGGAGAAGTAGGAGGGGGATTTAAG GTCGCCATGAATATCCTAAACAGTGGAAGATTTAGCATGGGCAGTGCATCTGCTGGAATGATAAAAAAATTGATAG aaatgacaGCAGAGTATGCTTGTACCAGGAAACAATTCAATAAGAAACTGAGCGAATTTGGATTGATTCAg GAGAAGTTTTGTTTTATGGCTGTGAAAGCATATGTAATGGAGAGTATGGCTTACCTCACTGCAGGAATGATGGACAGGCCAGGGTTTCCAGACTGCTCCATGGAGGCAGCCATGGTCaag GTGTTCAGTTCGGAAGGTGCATGGACTTGCGTAAGTGAAGCACTGCAGATTCTTGGAGGCCTTGGCTATATGAAAGATTATCCCTATGAACGCCTTCTCAGAGACACCAGGATACTTCTGATTTTTGAG ggAACAAATGAAATTCTGCGAATGTATATTGCTTTGACGGGCATGCAATATGCAGGCAAAATCTTAACTGACAAAATTAA AGAAATCAAGAAAGGAAATGTGGGAGTGGCACTGGGAGAGTTTGTAAACAAATTACGGGACACGATGGGCAGAAAAGTGGATTATGGGCTAGTTGGTGATCATGGAGTGGTGCATCCCAGCCTCCAG gaaAGTGGCAAGAAacttgaagaaaacatttattattttggAACTACAGTGAGAGGCCTGCTGACTAGGTTTGGCAAG ACAATAGTGGATGAGCAGTTGGTTCTGAAGAGAGTGGCAGATACAGTTATTAATATATATGCTATGACAGCAGCTATTTCCAGAGCCAGCCGGTCTATCAGTATCGGCCTAAGAAACCACGACCATGAG GTGCTTCTTACAAATATCTTCTGCACAGAAGCATATTTCAAGAATAATTATGCCATGGCTCAATTACAAAAAT ATGCAGATGAAAATCTGGATGACCATATTAAAAAAGCTGCAAAGCAGGTCCTGGAAAAGAGAGCGTATACGTGTTCTCATCCCCTGGACAGGACATTCTGA